The following are encoded together in the Streptomyces sp. NBC_00358 genome:
- a CDS encoding cation diffusion facilitator family transporter, which yields MGAGHDHGHAHGAPPTGTATAAYRGRLRVALAITLTVMVVEIFGGVLADSLALVADAAHMATDALGLGMALLAIHFAARPPSEKRTFGYARAEILAALANCLLLLVVGGYVLVEAIQRFVTPADTRGGLTIAFGVFGLVANTISLTLLMRGQKDSLNVRGAFLEVAADALGSLAVIVAAVVIMTTGWQAADPIASIAIALMIVPRTWKLLQETLDVLLEAAPKGVDMADVRAHILALDGVEDIHDLHAWTITSGMPVLSAHVVVSSDVLNAIGHEKVLHELQGCLGVHFDVEHCTFQLEPSGHAEHEAKLCH from the coding sequence ATGGGGGCTGGGCACGACCACGGGCACGCGCACGGCGCGCCCCCGACCGGTACGGCGACAGCCGCGTACCGGGGGAGGCTGCGTGTCGCGCTGGCCATCACGCTCACCGTCATGGTCGTCGAGATCTTCGGCGGTGTCCTCGCCGACTCGCTCGCGCTCGTCGCGGACGCGGCGCACATGGCGACGGACGCGCTGGGTCTCGGCATGGCCCTGCTCGCGATCCACTTCGCGGCACGCCCGCCCAGCGAGAAGCGCACCTTCGGCTACGCGCGGGCCGAGATCCTCGCCGCGCTCGCCAACTGTCTGCTGCTGCTCGTGGTCGGCGGCTATGTGCTCGTCGAGGCGATCCAGCGTTTCGTGACGCCCGCGGACACCCGGGGCGGACTGACGATCGCGTTCGGTGTGTTCGGTCTGGTCGCCAACACGATCTCGCTGACGCTGCTGATGCGCGGGCAGAAGGACAGCCTGAACGTGCGCGGCGCCTTCCTGGAGGTGGCGGCGGACGCGCTGGGCTCGCTGGCGGTCATCGTCGCCGCGGTGGTGATCATGACCACCGGCTGGCAGGCGGCGGACCCGATCGCCTCGATCGCCATCGCGCTGATGATCGTCCCGCGCACCTGGAAGCTGCTTCAGGAGACGCTGGACGTGCTCCTGGAGGCGGCGCCCAAGGGGGTCGACATGGCGGACGTACGCGCTCACATCCTGGCCCTCGACGGAGTCGAGGACATCCACGACCTGCACGCCTGGACCATCACGTCCGGGATGCCCGTGCTCTCCGCGCACGTGGTCGTCAGCTCCGACGTACTGAACGCGATCGGACACGAGAAGGTCCTGCACGAACTCCAGGGCTGCCTGGGCGTCCACTTCGACGTGGAGCACTGCACGTTCCAGCTGGAGCCGAGCGGACACGCGGAACACGAGGCGAAGCTCTGCCACTGA
- the idi gene encoding isopentenyl-diphosphate Delta-isomerase, whose amino-acid sequence MPITPATATHSSSNGTVEAILLELVDEDGNTIGTAEKLAAHQAPGQLHRAFSVFLFDEQGRLLLQQRALGKYHSPGVWSNTCCGHPYPGEAPFAAAARRTYEELGVSPTLLAEAGTVRYNHPDPDSGLVEQEYNHLFVGMVQSAPRPDPEEVGSTAFVSAAELAERHAADPFSAWFMTVLDAARPAIRELTGPSAGW is encoded by the coding sequence ATGCCGATCACACCTGCCACCGCGACGCACAGTTCGTCGAACGGCACCGTTGAAGCGATCTTGCTGGAACTGGTCGACGAGGACGGCAACACGATCGGTACGGCGGAGAAGCTCGCGGCCCACCAGGCCCCGGGACAGCTGCACAGAGCGTTCTCGGTGTTCCTCTTCGACGAACAGGGCCGGCTGCTGCTGCAGCAGCGCGCCCTCGGCAAGTACCACTCCCCCGGCGTCTGGTCGAACACCTGCTGCGGCCACCCCTACCCGGGCGAGGCGCCCTTCGCGGCGGCGGCCCGGCGGACGTACGAGGAGCTCGGGGTGTCGCCCACCCTGCTCGCCGAGGCGGGCACGGTCCGCTACAACCATCCGGACCCGGACTCGGGCCTGGTGGAGCAGGAGTACAACCACCTCTTCGTCGGCATGGTGCAGTCGGCGCCGAGGCCGGACCCGGAGGAGGTCGGCTCGACGGCCTTCGTGAGCGCCGCCGAGCTGGCGGAGCGGCACGCCGCTGACCCCTTCTCGGCGTGGTTCATGACGGTGCTGGACGCGGCCCGTCCGGCGATCCGGGAGCTGACGGGCCCGTCCGCGGGCTGGTAG